In one Megasphaera vaginalis (ex Bordigoni et al. 2020) genomic region, the following are encoded:
- the whiA gene encoding DNA-binding protein WhiA: protein MSFAEDVKNEIAHYAAEDAECRKAEMAALFCMGGSLLSGKDGHVGIEFSTANNAVARKALSMWRESFSLRPEVRVRQGLKLRKKNYYIVRVHPSAEGTAALRALSLYPQLTSFATLNLKKSGCSRAFLRGAFMGGGSVNQPKVDYHLELMTKHLSFAERLLKIMKRFHLPAKMTDRKGEYLVYIKEGDGVSDFLHYIGANQAYLKFESVRVMKNMRNNINRVVNCETANLQKVVNAAVQQRDDIRRIQASGRFGDLPSRLQETAELRLRNPEASLGDLAVLSGVTKSGLAHRFKKLSEIAKHLEG from the coding sequence ATGTCTTTTGCAGAAGATGTGAAAAATGAAATTGCCCATTATGCGGCGGAAGATGCTGAATGCCGCAAGGCGGAAATGGCGGCGTTGTTCTGCATGGGCGGCTCTTTGCTGTCGGGAAAGGACGGTCATGTCGGCATCGAATTCAGCACGGCGAATAATGCCGTGGCGAGAAAGGCCTTGTCCATGTGGAGAGAGTCTTTTTCCTTGCGTCCCGAAGTGCGTGTACGCCAGGGGCTGAAATTGCGGAAAAAAAATTATTACATCGTCCGCGTTCACCCATCCGCTGAAGGAACGGCAGCGTTGCGGGCACTCTCCCTTTATCCGCAACTGACGTCATTTGCAACGCTGAATCTCAAAAAGAGCGGCTGTAGTCGTGCTTTTTTGCGCGGTGCGTTTATGGGCGGCGGTTCCGTCAATCAGCCGAAAGTTGATTACCATTTGGAACTGATGACGAAGCATCTCTCGTTTGCCGAACGCCTTTTAAAGATCATGAAGCGGTTTCATTTACCGGCAAAGATGACGGACAGAAAGGGAGAGTATTTAGTATATATCAAAGAAGGAGACGGCGTTTCCGATTTTCTTCACTATATCGGCGCCAATCAGGCGTATTTGAAATTCGAGAGTGTGCGCGTTATGAAAAATATGCGAAATAATATCAATCGCGTCGTCAATTGCGAGACTGCGAACTTGCAGAAAGTGGTAAATGCTGCCGTTCAGCAGCGCGATGATATTCGCAGGATACAGGCGTCCGGCCGCTTCGGAGATTTGCCGTCGCGTTTGCAGGAGACGGCAGAGTTACGGCTGAGAAATCCGGAGGCCTCTCTCGGTGATTTGGCAGTCCTTTCGGGGGTGACAAAATCCGGGTTGGCTCACCGGTTTAAAAAATTATCGGAAATTGCGAAACATTTGGAAGGATAA
- a CDS encoding basic amino acid ABC transporter substrate-binding protein, translating into MKKKYVSMLVASLAAVTLLAGCGTSDTNKSTDAAKDTKTIIVGTEPTFPPFEFTENEKDVGFDIDLTQAICDKIGYKMEVKNLGFDALIPALRSGQIDLIAAGMDATDERKKQVDFTDVYFHGGYSVVVRNDNTDITGFDSLAGKTVGAQVASKAGDHAAEHGATLKQFDTNSQGWMELEAGTCDAVSIDSAVAMYYLNQGGSAKLKIVGEPIKGRGVAMAVSKDKPELRDKVNKALQELKKDGTYAKLYQKWFGTAPSADDQ; encoded by the coding sequence ATGAAAAAGAAATACGTTTCCATGTTAGTTGCTTCCCTGGCAGCCGTCACACTTCTCGCCGGCTGCGGCACTTCCGACACGAATAAATCAACAGATGCCGCTAAGGACACCAAGACGATCATCGTCGGTACGGAACCGACATTCCCGCCCTTTGAATTTACGGAAAATGAAAAAGATGTCGGCTTTGATATTGATCTGACGCAAGCTATTTGCGACAAAATCGGCTACAAGATGGAAGTCAAAAATCTCGGTTTCGACGCCTTGATTCCGGCGCTGCGCAGCGGCCAGATCGATTTAATCGCCGCCGGCATGGATGCTACTGACGAACGGAAGAAGCAAGTCGACTTTACAGATGTTTACTTCCACGGCGGCTACAGCGTCGTCGTACGTAATGACAATACGGATATTACCGGCTTCGATTCCCTTGCCGGCAAGACCGTCGGTGCACAAGTGGCCTCAAAGGCAGGCGATCATGCCGCCGAGCACGGCGCCACATTGAAGCAGTTCGACACCAACAGCCAGGGCTGGATGGAGCTTGAAGCCGGAACCTGTGACGCCGTATCCATTGACAGCGCCGTCGCCATGTATTACTTGAATCAAGGGGGCAGCGCCAAATTGAAGATCGTCGGTGAACCGATTAAAGGTCGCGGTGTCGCCATGGCTGTCAGCAAAGATAAACCGGAGTTACGGGACAAAGTCAATAAGGCCCTGCAAGAACTGAAAAAAGACGGGACATATGCCAAACTCTATCAAAAATGGTTTGGTACGGCGCCGTCAGCTGATGATCAATAA
- a CDS encoding HAD family hydrolase produces MYKAYVFDFDYTLADSEKGIVMCFEMLLADEGYPPVSKDRIRATIGKTMYDSTAILTGETNSSRIHELIEFYRRRYSDKYMTANTRLYAETIPCLRRLKQKQVLIGIVSTKTRARINQTLQKDNITNLIDCVIGMEDVSEAKPSPQGLNQIKERYSLRNKEILYIGDSLIDAETAKNGQVDFTAVLTGVTCAEAFASWPHVQIIKTLAELD; encoded by the coding sequence ATGTATAAAGCTTACGTATTCGACTTTGACTACACCCTTGCCGATTCCGAAAAAGGCATCGTCATGTGTTTCGAAATGCTGCTTGCCGACGAAGGGTATCCGCCGGTGAGCAAAGACCGTATTCGCGCCACAATCGGCAAAACGATGTACGATTCAACGGCCATTCTGACGGGCGAAACGAACAGCAGCAGGATTCATGAACTCATCGAGTTTTATCGTCGCCGCTATTCCGATAAGTACATGACAGCAAATACTCGCTTATACGCCGAAACGATCCCCTGCTTGCGACGCCTGAAGCAGAAGCAGGTATTGATCGGTATCGTCTCTACCAAAACGCGTGCGCGTATCAATCAAACGCTCCAGAAAGACAATATCACCAACCTGATTGATTGCGTCATCGGTATGGAAGATGTAAGCGAGGCCAAGCCATCTCCGCAAGGCTTGAATCAGATTAAAGAACGCTATTCATTGCGGAATAAGGAGATTCTCTATATCGGAGACAGTCTCATTGACGCCGAAACGGCAAAAAACGGTCAAGTAGACTTTACCGCCGTACTGACAGGCGTTACCTGCGCCGAAGCCTTCGCGTCGTGGCCTCATGTGCAGATCATCAAAACATTAGCTGAATTAGATTAA
- a CDS encoding basic amino acid ABC transporter substrate-binding protein: protein MNKKVLALAALSLAAVTALSGCGSSDNQKTADKEKNTLIVGLEPTFPPFEFTENDKYVGFDIDFSQAIAEKIGMKAEVKSMGFDALIPALRSGQIDMIASGMDVTPEREKQVSFTAPYFQGGYVVVVRKDNTDIHGFNDLSGRTVGSQVGTKGVDYAQEKGATVKQFDSNSQGWMELAGGTCDAVVINNSVALYYLKQGGSNDLKIVGEPIMAEGMGLAISKDHPELLEKVNKAIADLKADGTYAKIYMKWFGKEPQNP from the coding sequence ATGAACAAAAAAGTATTGGCTTTAGCAGCGTTATCGCTTGCCGCCGTTACAGCTTTATCGGGCTGCGGTTCTTCAGATAATCAGAAAACAGCAGATAAAGAAAAAAACACGCTTATCGTCGGGTTGGAGCCGACATTCCCGCCTTTTGAATTTACGGAAAACGACAAATATGTGGGCTTCGATATTGATTTTTCTCAAGCCATTGCCGAGAAAATCGGCATGAAGGCGGAAGTAAAAAGCATGGGCTTTGATGCCCTGATTCCGGCTCTGCGCAGCGGGCAGATCGATATGATCGCTTCCGGTATGGATGTCACACCGGAACGGGAAAAACAGGTTTCTTTCACGGCGCCGTATTTCCAAGGCGGTTATGTCGTAGTCGTTCGCAAAGACAATACGGATATTCACGGTTTCAATGATCTGTCAGGCCGTACCGTAGGCTCCCAAGTCGGCACCAAGGGGGTTGATTATGCACAGGAAAAGGGAGCCACTGTAAAACAGTTCGACTCCAACAGCCAAGGCTGGATGGAACTGGCCGGCGGTACTTGTGACGCCGTCGTCATCAATAACTCTGTCGCCCTTTATTATTTGAAACAAGGCGGCAGCAATGACCTGAAGATCGTCGGCGAACCGATCATGGCCGAGGGTATGGGGTTGGCAATCAGCAAAGACCATCCCGAACTGCTGGAAAAGGTGAACAAAGCGATTGCCGATTTGAAAGCCGACGGAACATATGCCAAGATTTACATGAAATGGTTCGGCAAAGAACCGCAGAACCCGTAA